From Opitutaceae bacterium, the proteins below share one genomic window:
- a CDS encoding uroporphyrinogen decarboxylase family protein yields the protein MGPGSPDRVPYFQEGIRAEVLEAWRRQSPGAVEAQAWVLQADPKVELQPDLEPAPEMPGRPRSRTDLAEMERRLDPHDAGRLAAMAGAVSEELQSADTVRMLRIHRGFFPTLGVRNWEHFQDLMLLLGDDPGVVREAMHIQGRFCAALAEHILEQTEIDAAVFSEPIGGNAGPLISPSMYRDLLLPSYQPVLNAFYRHGVSTIIFRTYANARILLPAVLESGFNCLWACEVNTAAMDYRSIRREFGRDLRLIGGIDLDAIRAGRHAIDRILREEVPPLLEEGGYIPLADGRVREDVAFTDYLHYRRLLREITRSAGSD from the coding sequence ATGGGGCCTGGATCCCCGGACCGGGTGCCTTATTTTCAGGAAGGCATCCGTGCCGAAGTGCTCGAAGCCTGGCGCCGGCAGTCCCCCGGTGCCGTCGAGGCCCAGGCTTGGGTCCTGCAGGCGGATCCGAAGGTTGAACTGCAACCGGACCTGGAACCGGCTCCGGAGATGCCAGGGCGTCCGCGCTCCCGGACCGACCTGGCCGAAATGGAACGACGGCTTGATCCGCACGACGCGGGACGGCTGGCCGCGATGGCGGGCGCCGTAAGCGAAGAACTTCAGTCCGCGGACACGGTGCGCATGCTGCGCATCCACCGGGGCTTTTTCCCTACCCTGGGCGTGCGGAACTGGGAGCATTTCCAGGACCTGATGCTCCTCCTGGGCGATGACCCGGGCGTCGTCCGCGAGGCCATGCACATCCAGGGCCGCTTCTGCGCCGCTCTGGCCGAGCACATCCTGGAACAGACCGAGATCGATGCCGCTGTCTTCAGCGAACCCATCGGCGGGAACGCGGGGCCGCTGATCTCCCCGTCGATGTATCGTGATCTGCTCCTGCCGAGTTATCAGCCGGTGCTTAACGCTTTTTATCGGCATGGCGTTTCCACCATTATCTTTCGCACCTACGCCAATGCGCGGATTCTCCTGCCGGCAGTCCTCGAATCCGGATTCAACTGTCTCTGGGCCTGCGAGGTGAATACCGCCGCAATGGATTACCGGTCCATCCGCCGCGAGTTCGGACGTGACCTGCGCCTGATCGGGGGGATCGACCTGGACGCGATCCGCGCCGGGCGCCACGCCATCGACCGCATCCTGCGCGAGGAGGTGCCGCCCCTCCTTGAAGAAGGCGGCTACATCCCGCTGGCCGACGGACGCGTCCGGGAGGACGTGGCCTTCACGGACTATCTCCATTACCGGCGCCTGCTCCGCGAAATCACCCGATCTGCCGGGTCGGATTGA
- a CDS encoding arylsulfatase — MKPTLLALLCGLALPISATTPDDGSVLPFPPTLSASRAAPRLQDSIHQRRVEPERLPVDAPNILIILVDDAGFGTPDTFGGFAHTPNLTRLREEGIAYNRFHTTAICSPTRAALLTGRNHQRVGSGTIAERAVDWDGYTGIIPKTSATIAEVLRNYGYKTSAFGKWHNTPADQTTAMGPFTYWPTGYGFDYFYGFLAGETSQYEPRLIENTTAIEPPHDETYHLTDDMVDQSISWLKRHRAFSPDKPFFMYWAPGAVHGPHHVNAEWADKYKGQFDQGWDRLREEIFARQKAMGWIPADTELTQRHPTMDSWDSIPESERAFQTRLMELYAGFAEHTDAEIGRLFSAMQEMGVKDNTLIFFIWGDNGSSAEGQNGSISELLAQNQIPNSVSQQIKALEELGGLEALGTSVTDNMYHAGWAWAGSTPFQNTKLVASHFGGTRNPLVVSWPKRLKADRTTRTQFQHVNDIAPTIYELLGIKQPEVVNGFEQDPMDGASMAKSLSDASAADSKPTQYFDNNGSRGIYHEGWYACTFGPLIPWLNAQKDLADWDSAKDVWELYDLTKDFSQAHDLAAEYPEKLAELKELFLAEAEDNKVFPLGAGIWLRLHPEDRIKTPYTSWTFDDTTTRMPEFTAPAVGNHSNTITLDVETGEDANGVLYAMGGSGGGLSCYILDGHLCFEYNLMIVYRTLIKSPDKLAPGKHTIVVETKLAQPNPGSPADIILSVDGREVARGTTKMTVPAAFTASESFDVGVDLGSPVARDYFKKVPFRFDGNIHSVKVELAN, encoded by the coding sequence ATGAAACCAACGCTGCTCGCCCTATTGTGTGGGCTCGCTCTGCCAATCTCTGCCACCACCCCCGACGACGGCTCCGTCCTGCCATTTCCGCCGACCCTGTCCGCCAGCAGGGCTGCGCCGCGCCTTCAGGACTCCATTCACCAGCGCCGCGTCGAGCCGGAGCGTCTCCCAGTGGACGCACCAAACATCCTGATCATCCTGGTTGATGATGCGGGTTTCGGGACGCCGGACACCTTCGGCGGTTTCGCCCACACGCCGAACCTTACCAGGCTGCGCGAAGAGGGCATCGCCTACAACCGCTTCCACACCACCGCGATCTGCTCGCCGACGCGGGCCGCGCTTCTCACCGGCCGCAACCACCAGCGTGTCGGCTCCGGCACCATCGCCGAGCGCGCGGTCGATTGGGACGGCTACACCGGTATCATCCCGAAGACCTCCGCCACCATCGCGGAAGTCCTGCGCAACTACGGCTACAAGACCTCCGCCTTCGGCAAGTGGCACAACACTCCCGCTGACCAGACCACCGCGATGGGTCCGTTCACCTACTGGCCCACCGGTTACGGCTTCGACTACTTCTACGGCTTCCTTGCCGGTGAGACCTCGCAGTATGAGCCCCGGCTGATCGAGAACACCACGGCCATCGAGCCGCCGCACGATGAGACCTACCATCTCACCGACGACATGGTGGACCAGTCGATCAGCTGGCTTAAGAGGCATCGCGCCTTCTCGCCCGACAAACCCTTCTTCATGTACTGGGCACCCGGCGCCGTGCACGGCCCGCACCATGTCAACGCAGAATGGGCTGACAAATACAAAGGCCAATTCGACCAGGGCTGGGACAGACTGCGCGAGGAAATCTTCGCCCGCCAGAAGGCGATGGGCTGGATCCCGGCCGACACCGAACTCACCCAACGTCACCCCACCATGGACTCATGGGACAGCATCCCTGAATCGGAGCGCGCCTTCCAGACCCGCCTGATGGAACTCTACGCCGGCTTCGCGGAGCACACCGACGCTGAGATCGGCCGCCTGTTCTCCGCCATGCAGGAGATGGGCGTGAAGGACAACACTCTCATCTTCTTCATCTGGGGCGACAACGGATCGTCCGCCGAAGGCCAGAACGGCTCGATCAGCGAGTTGCTCGCCCAGAACCAGATTCCCAACTCCGTCTCCCAGCAGATCAAGGCCCTCGAAGAACTGGGCGGCCTCGAAGCTCTCGGCACCTCGGTCACCGACAACATGTATCATGCCGGCTGGGCCTGGGCGGGCAGCACGCCGTTCCAGAACACCAAGCTCGTCGCCTCCCACTTCGGCGGCACCCGCAACCCTCTCGTTGTCTCGTGGCCGAAGAGGCTGAAGGCCGACAGAACCACGCGAACCCAGTTCCAGCACGTCAACGACATCGCACCGACCATTTACGAGTTGCTTGGGATCAAGCAACCCGAGGTCGTCAACGGCTTCGAGCAGGACCCGATGGACGGCGCCAGCATGGCGAAGAGCCTGTCCGATGCTTCCGCTGCCGACAGCAAGCCGACCCAGTACTTCGACAACAACGGCAGCCGCGGCATCTACCACGAAGGCTGGTATGCCTGCACCTTCGGCCCGCTCATCCCCTGGCTCAACGCCCAGAAGGACCTCGCCGACTGGGACTCGGCCAAGGATGTCTGGGAACTCTACGACCTTACCAAGGACTTCTCCCAGGCGCACGATCTCGCTGCGGAGTACCCGGAAAAACTCGCCGAGTTGAAGGAACTCTTCCTCGCCGAGGCCGAGGACAACAAGGTCTTCCCGCTCGGCGCCGGCATCTGGCTGCGCCTCCATCCCGAAGACCGCATCAAGACTCCCTACACCAGCTGGACCTTCGACGACACCACCACCCGGATGCCCGAGTTCACTGCTCCCGCGGTCGGCAACCACAGCAACACTATCACGCTCGACGTCGAGACCGGCGAGGATGCCAACGGCGTGCTCTACGCCATGGGCGGTTCGGGTGGCGGCCTCTCCTGCTACATCCTCGACGGGCACCTGTGCTTCGAATACAACCTGATGATCGTCTACCGGACCCTCATCAAGTCCCCGGACAAGCTCGCGCCAGGCAAGCACACGATTGTCGTGGAAACAAAGTTGGCCCAGCCCAATCCCGGCTCGCCCGCCGACATCATCCTCAGCGTGGACGGCAGGGAGGTCGCCCGCGGCACCACCAAAATGACCGTCCCCGCCGCCTTCACTGCCAGCGAGTCCTTCGACGTTGGCGTCGACCTCGGCTCACCCGTGGCTCGGGATTACTTCAAAAAGGTCCCCTTCCGCTTCGATGGCAATATTCACTCCGTAAAGGTCGAACTCGCGAACTGA
- a CDS encoding BMC domain-containing protein, with the protein MPKNAIGIVELSSIAAGYLTSDAMLKAADVEMLLARSICSGKYMVAVAGDVAGVEAAVQAGVGASEGAVIDHAVLANIDEAVFPAISGAATVTKLDALGVIESFSVTSMIEAADAAVKAANVQLIEIRLAMALGGKAFATLTGSISAVQAAVDAGAGLVAAKGLLVNRVVIPRPHPNLLNEMI; encoded by the coding sequence ATGCCCAAAAACGCCATCGGAATCGTCGAACTCTCGAGCATCGCGGCCGGCTACCTCACCAGTGACGCCATGCTCAAAGCCGCCGACGTGGAAATGCTGTTGGCCCGATCTATCTGCTCGGGAAAATACATGGTCGCGGTCGCCGGCGATGTCGCCGGTGTGGAGGCCGCCGTCCAGGCTGGGGTCGGTGCCAGTGAGGGCGCCGTGATCGACCATGCAGTGCTCGCCAACATCGATGAAGCCGTCTTTCCCGCCATCTCCGGCGCCGCCACGGTCACCAAACTCGACGCCCTGGGTGTGATCGAATCGTTTTCCGTCACCTCGATGATCGAGGCCGCCGACGCCGCAGTCAAAGCGGCCAATGTCCAGCTCATCGAGATCCGTCTCGCCATGGCGCTCGGTGGCAAGGCATTTGCCACCCTGACCGGCAGTATTTCCGCCGTTCAGGCCGCGGTCGACGCCGGAGCCGGCCTCGTCGCCGCCAAAGGCCTCCTTGTCAATCGTGTCGTCATTCCCCGCCCGCATCCCAATCTGCTCAATGAGATGATTTGA
- a CDS encoding 4Fe-4S dicluster domain-containing protein, which yields MDILKAVMDAGVVGAGGAGFPTHIKLKAEVEYVLANGAECEPLLHKDAELTEAHAAQVIRGMEASIQVTGAKQAIFGIKAKRAKTIAALENATAGTPIRIQKFGDYYPAGDEFVLVHECTGRLIPAGGIPLQVGVVVHNSESLFNIAEAMDGRPVTRKFLTVTGEVKRPMSLAVPVGITLQEVIDIAGGATRADCTVFVGGLMMGRIEQDLSKPVTKTTGGLIVLPTQHRLVQRMLRPKEAMHRIGKSACDQCSYCTEFCPRYLLGYDVQPHKVMRTLGFTATGKENWSKWADLCCSCGLCTLYSCPEDLFPKEACDQARDDRKKAGLARWLGPDRKITAHPMEAGRHVPIKALMLKLGVKHYDVSAPWTDVDFDARRITLPLTQHVGAPAQPVVRPGDRVAAGQLVADIPEGKLAARIHSSIAGTVTSVNGAIVIEKT from the coding sequence ATGGACATTCTCAAAGCGGTAATGGATGCCGGAGTGGTCGGGGCCGGCGGGGCCGGGTTCCCCACCCACATCAAACTCAAGGCCGAGGTCGAATACGTCCTGGCCAACGGTGCGGAGTGCGAACCGCTGCTGCACAAGGACGCCGAACTGACCGAAGCCCATGCCGCTCAGGTCATCCGAGGGATGGAGGCATCGATCCAGGTCACCGGGGCGAAACAGGCAATCTTTGGAATCAAAGCCAAACGCGCAAAGACGATCGCCGCACTGGAGAATGCGACGGCGGGAACGCCGATCAGGATCCAGAAGTTCGGAGACTATTATCCAGCCGGAGACGAGTTTGTCCTTGTCCACGAGTGCACCGGGCGGCTCATCCCGGCGGGGGGCATCCCGCTGCAGGTCGGCGTCGTGGTTCACAACTCCGAAAGCCTCTTCAATATCGCGGAGGCGATGGACGGCCGGCCGGTCACGCGCAAGTTCCTGACCGTGACCGGCGAAGTGAAACGGCCGATGAGTCTGGCCGTGCCGGTGGGCATCACCCTGCAGGAAGTGATCGATATTGCGGGCGGCGCCACCAGGGCCGACTGCACCGTATTCGTCGGCGGTCTCATGATGGGCCGCATCGAGCAGGACCTCTCCAAACCGGTCACCAAGACCACGGGCGGATTGATCGTTCTGCCGACCCAGCACCGGCTTGTGCAGCGCATGTTGCGGCCGAAAGAAGCCATGCACCGGATCGGCAAGTCGGCCTGCGACCAGTGCAGCTATTGCACCGAGTTCTGCCCCCGCTACCTGCTGGGCTATGACGTGCAGCCGCACAAGGTCATGCGAACCCTTGGGTTCACCGCCACGGGTAAGGAAAACTGGAGCAAGTGGGCGGACCTATGCTGCTCCTGTGGACTCTGCACCCTTTACTCCTGCCCCGAGGACCTATTTCCGAAGGAAGCCTGCGACCAGGCCAGGGACGACCGCAAGAAAGCCGGACTGGCGCGCTGGCTCGGGCCGGACAGGAAGATCACCGCACACCCCATGGAGGCCGGCCGGCACGTGCCGATCAAGGCGCTCATGCTGAAGCTCGGGGTGAAACATTACGATGTTTCGGCGCCGTGGACCGACGTTGATTTCGACGCCCGCCGCATCACCCTGCCACTCACCCAGCACGTCGGCGCCCCGGCCCAGCCGGTGGTTCGTCCCGGCGACCGGGTCGCGGCGGGACAGTTGGTGGCCGACATCCCGGAGGGCAAGCTCGCGGCCCGCATTCACTCCAGCATAGCCGGCACCGTCACCTCGGTGAACGGCGCCATCGTCATCGAGAAAACCTGA
- a CDS encoding GH92 family glycosyl hydrolase, whose protein sequence is MLDLFRHQLKDRVIMRNLLDHANPAQGTSSVHAFSQGNTLPLVARPFAMTHWAPQTEDSPRFYKPDARQLQGIRATHQPSPWIGDYGHFLLCPQSGRRLLQGERRSSVFRPQDTILRPHYFRTILGRYRTEVEFTPTERCAVMRLHFPTGEPARLIVDLFDGECRFELDTKGSTLSGFTRANSGGVSANYALYFHMELETPTTGGGFFKGDEVWEDGTSRSGDGMGAFIEFLPTAKPVTVRIATSFISIEQAGRTLAREVGDRGFDEVLAESSAAWNTVLNRIHVEDATDAQLTTFYSCLYRAHLFPRAWYEYDDAGLPCHFSPYDGQVHPGVLYADNGFWDTHRTVYPLLALLDPVRLSEILEGWVQAYREGGWFPKWSSPGYRACMIGTHLDAVIADACVRGITGFDLDTAYEAMLKNATRTGDDAGNYGRRGIRAYMELGWVPHDEVEHAASRTQDFAYNDFCVAQVARALGHEEDCEEFRRRAFHYRNTFNKATGFMQGRLRDGSWESPFDEFRWGGAYIEGSAWQCTWAVPHDAAGLIALFGGPGATVRKLDAMLSLPPRFEVGNYNTEIHEMTEMAAVDFGQYAHSNQPVHHVLYLYPFAGAAHRTQYWVRRVLGELYSPDGFCGDEDNGEMASWYLFSALGFFPFCPGHPSFVLGSPLFKKATVHLPNGRDLVVEAPDNSVHNVYVESVQVDGENHSAADIAHTTLANGCTLRFNMTDQPVDSPHAAGDLPFSLSTELS, encoded by the coding sequence GTGCTAGATCTTTTCCGCCACCAGCTCAAGGACCGAGTCATCATGCGGAACCTGCTCGACCACGCCAACCCCGCCCAGGGAACCTCTTCGGTCCACGCCTTTTCGCAGGGCAATACCCTGCCCCTGGTCGCCCGCCCCTTCGCCATGACGCACTGGGCCCCCCAGACCGAAGACAGCCCGCGCTTCTACAAGCCCGATGCGCGCCAACTGCAGGGCATTCGCGCAACCCACCAGCCCAGCCCGTGGATCGGCGATTACGGACATTTCCTGCTTTGTCCACAAAGCGGCCGTCGCCTCCTGCAGGGCGAAAGGCGCTCGTCCGTCTTCCGCCCACAGGACACGATACTGCGCCCTCACTATTTCCGCACGATCCTAGGCCGTTACCGGACTGAGGTCGAATTCACGCCAACTGAGCGCTGCGCCGTGATGCGCCTGCACTTTCCTACCGGAGAACCGGCCCGTCTCATCGTCGACCTCTTCGATGGAGAATGCCGGTTCGAGCTGGATACCAAGGGAAGCACCTTGAGCGGCTTTACCCGCGCCAACAGCGGCGGCGTATCCGCCAACTACGCGCTCTACTTCCACATGGAGCTGGAAACTCCGACGACCGGTGGCGGCTTCTTCAAAGGCGACGAGGTTTGGGAAGACGGGACGAGCCGCAGCGGAGACGGGATGGGCGCCTTCATCGAATTCCTGCCGACGGCAAAACCTGTCACCGTTCGTATCGCCACTTCCTTTATCAGCATCGAACAGGCGGGCCGCACCCTCGCCCGCGAAGTTGGCGACCGCGGTTTCGACGAGGTCCTCGCCGAATCGTCAGCGGCGTGGAATACCGTGCTCAACCGGATCCACGTCGAAGACGCCACCGATGCGCAGCTTACCACGTTCTATTCCTGCCTCTATCGGGCCCACCTCTTCCCGCGCGCCTGGTACGAATACGACGACGCGGGCCTGCCCTGCCACTTCAGTCCCTACGACGGGCAGGTGCATCCGGGTGTGCTCTATGCCGACAACGGTTTCTGGGACACGCACCGAACCGTTTACCCGCTTCTCGCCCTCCTCGATCCCGTGCGTTTGTCGGAGATCCTCGAAGGTTGGGTCCAGGCCTATCGGGAGGGCGGCTGGTTTCCCAAGTGGTCCAGCCCCGGCTACCGCGCCTGCATGATCGGCACCCACCTGGACGCAGTCATTGCCGATGCCTGCGTGCGCGGCATTACGGGCTTTGACCTGGATACGGCCTACGAGGCCATGCTCAAGAACGCCACCCGGACCGGCGACGACGCCGGCAACTATGGTCGCCGCGGCATCAGGGCCTATATGGAATTGGGGTGGGTCCCGCACGACGAGGTCGAGCACGCCGCATCACGGACGCAGGACTTTGCCTACAACGATTTCTGCGTCGCCCAGGTGGCCAGGGCGCTCGGCCACGAAGAAGACTGCGAAGAATTCCGCCGACGCGCCTTCCATTACCGCAACACCTTCAACAAAGCGACGGGCTTCATGCAGGGGCGTCTGCGCGATGGTTCGTGGGAAAGTCCCTTCGACGAGTTTCGCTGGGGCGGCGCCTATATCGAGGGATCGGCGTGGCAATGCACCTGGGCGGTGCCGCACGATGCCGCCGGGCTGATCGCCCTCTTTGGCGGACCCGGGGCCACCGTCCGGAAACTCGATGCCATGCTGTCGTTGCCGCCGCGTTTCGAAGTCGGCAACTACAACACTGAAATCCACGAGATGACCGAAATGGCTGCGGTCGACTTCGGCCAGTATGCCCATTCAAACCAACCCGTGCATCATGTACTCTACCTGTATCCATTCGCCGGTGCCGCCCACCGGACACAATACTGGGTGCGGCGCGTGCTCGGCGAACTCTATTCGCCCGATGGTTTCTGCGGCGACGAAGACAACGGCGAGATGGCATCGTGGTACCTCTTTTCGGCGCTTGGTTTCTTCCCCTTCTGCCCGGGACACCCCTCGTTTGTTCTCGGCAGCCCGCTCTTCAAAAAGGCCACCGTGCACTTGCCCAACGGCCGGGATCTCGTCGTCGAAGCCCCCGACAACAGTGTCCACAACGTCTACGTAGAGTCAGTCCAGGTGGACGGTGAAAACCACAGTGCCGCCGACATCGCGCACACAACCCTGGCCAACGGTTGCACGCTGCGCTTCAACATGACCGACCAACCCGTAGACTCTCCACACGCAGCCGGCGACCTGCCGTTCTCCTTGTCCACCGAGCTTTCTTGA
- a CDS encoding calcium/sodium antiporter: protein MTLAFLAVVFGSALLIWSADRFVEGSAFTARHFGMPPLLIGMAIVGFGTSAPEMLVSVLAASQGNPGIALGNAYGSNITNIALILGVTALISPIAVHSQVLRKELPILTVVTALAAWQLWDDEITRLDAMVLLAVFGGLMAWTIWQGLGKKEDALGIEIKQELDVRAMPIRRAVVWLAVGLALLIVSSRILVWGAVEIAHGFGVSDLIIGLTIVAVGTSLPELASSIIAARKGEHDIALGNVLGSNLFNTLAVVGIAGAIRPLAVGPEIFSRDMLVMAALTLSLFVIGYGFRGPGRINRIEGAVLLVCYMAYAAYLISKVLGG from the coding sequence ATGACACTGGCATTTCTTGCTGTGGTTTTCGGCTCGGCGCTCCTCATCTGGAGCGCCGATCGCTTTGTGGAGGGATCGGCCTTTACCGCACGCCATTTCGGTATGCCGCCGTTGCTGATCGGCATGGCGATTGTCGGGTTCGGCACCTCCGCGCCGGAGATGCTGGTATCGGTGCTGGCCGCTTCCCAGGGTAACCCGGGAATCGCGCTGGGAAATGCCTACGGCTCGAACATCACCAACATCGCCCTGATCCTGGGGGTAACGGCCTTGATCAGCCCCATCGCCGTACATTCGCAGGTGCTGCGCAAGGAATTACCTATCCTCACGGTGGTCACCGCCCTGGCGGCATGGCAACTCTGGGATGACGAGATCACCCGGCTCGATGCCATGGTGCTGCTGGCCGTGTTTGGCGGCTTGATGGCCTGGACCATCTGGCAGGGGCTGGGGAAAAAAGAGGATGCTCTGGGAATCGAGATAAAACAAGAACTGGACGTCCGTGCCATGCCCATTCGCCGAGCGGTCGTTTGGCTGGCAGTCGGACTCGCGCTGTTGATTGTCAGTTCCCGCATTCTGGTCTGGGGCGCGGTGGAGATCGCTCATGGGTTCGGGGTCAGCGACCTGATCATCGGCCTGACCATTGTCGCCGTCGGCACTTCGTTGCCGGAACTGGCCTCGTCAATCATTGCAGCCAGGAAGGGCGAACACGATATCGCTCTCGGCAATGTTCTGGGCTCCAACCTGTTCAACACGCTGGCGGTGGTGGGTATCGCTGGAGCGATACGCCCGCTGGCTGTCGGACCTGAAATCTTCAGTCGGGACATGCTTGTGATGGCCGCACTGACCCTTTCGCTGTTCGTCATCGGTTACGGCTTCCGGGGACCGGGACGCATCAACCGCATCGAGGGCGCGGTGCTGCTGGTCTGCTACATGGCCTATGCGGCCTACCTGATAAGCAAGGTTCTCGGCGGGTAG